In Tepidanaerobacter syntrophicus, the following are encoded in one genomic region:
- the fliI gene encoding flagellar protein export ATPase FliI: MPKSGFDYVYSVLDDIVTIKPKGKISKIVGLTIESEGPPAEISEICVIKSSKNPKTVLAEVVGFRDKTMILMPLGDMEDLGPGWDVEATGKKLTTPVGTELLGRVLDGLGSPIDDKGPLNTKLRYPIFNDPPNPVERPVISKPLPMGIKAIDALLTCGVGQRLGIFAGSGVGKSTLLGMIARNTKADINVIALVGERGRELNSFINKDLGEEGLKRSVIVVSTSEKPPLVRTRAAFTATAIAEYFRDQGANVLLMMDSVTRFAMAQREVGLAAGEPPVTRGYTPSVYATLPKLLERAGTSSKGTITGIYTVLVDGDDLNEPISDAVRGILDGHIVLSRELANRNHYPAIDVMASISRLMSDIVSPRHKKLAGKVKNILSVYKEAEDLINIGAYVKGNNPQIDEAIKYIDKIENFLLQEVSEKLDFDETLKALEKIFEEEN; the protein is encoded by the coding sequence ATGCCTAAAAGTGGTTTTGATTACGTTTATTCTGTTTTAGACGATATAGTCACTATAAAGCCAAAGGGAAAGATATCTAAAATCGTAGGCCTTACCATAGAATCAGAAGGTCCTCCTGCTGAAATAAGCGAAATTTGTGTGATAAAATCTTCGAAAAATCCTAAAACGGTTTTAGCAGAGGTCGTCGGATTTCGAGACAAGACCATGATTTTAATGCCGCTAGGTGATATGGAAGACCTGGGACCAGGGTGGGATGTAGAGGCAACAGGAAAAAAGCTTACAACTCCTGTGGGCACTGAGCTTCTAGGAAGAGTTCTTGATGGCCTCGGAAGTCCAATTGACGATAAAGGACCGCTAAATACGAAACTTCGCTACCCGATATTTAACGATCCGCCTAATCCTGTTGAAAGACCTGTTATCAGCAAGCCGCTACCCATGGGGATTAAAGCCATTGACGCACTGCTTACATGTGGAGTGGGTCAAAGGCTAGGCATTTTTGCCGGAAGCGGTGTAGGCAAGAGCACACTTTTGGGCATGATCGCCCGAAACACAAAAGCAGATATTAATGTCATAGCTTTAGTCGGCGAAAGAGGAAGAGAACTTAACTCTTTTATAAACAAAGACTTAGGTGAAGAAGGCTTAAAGAGGTCTGTTATTGTAGTGTCTACATCTGAAAAACCGCCATTGGTGCGAACAAGAGCCGCATTTACAGCTACAGCCATTGCAGAGTATTTTCGAGACCAAGGGGCAAATGTTTTATTAATGATGGACTCTGTAACAAGATTTGCTATGGCTCAAAGAGAAGTTGGGCTTGCAGCTGGAGAACCACCGGTTACCAGAGGTTATACTCCTTCTGTTTATGCAACACTGCCAAAACTTCTAGAAAGGGCCGGCACATCTTCAAAGGGAACTATAACCGGTATATACACAGTTTTGGTGGACGGCGATGATTTAAATGAGCCAATATCCGATGCTGTCCGCGGAATCTTAGACGGTCATATAGTGCTTTCTCGGGAGCTTGCTAACAGAAATCATTACCCGGCAATAGATGTTATGGCAAGTATAAGCAGGCTTATGAGCGATATAGTCAGCCCCCGCCATAAAAAACTTGCAGGCAAGGTTAAAAATATACTTTCGGTTTATAAGGAAGCAGAAGATTTGATAAATATCGGAGCATATGTTAAGGGGAACAATCCTCAAATAGACGAAGCGATAAAATATATAGATAAAATAGAGAATTTCTTACTCCAGGAAGTAAGTGAAAAACTAGATTTTGATGAAACTTTAAAGGCTTTAGAAAAAATCTTTGAAGAGGAGAATTAG